GCTGGGCGACTATCAATAAAATCAGGTGGTTCTGGGTACTCATCTCGCCATGCTGATGCCACTTCGCTATTATCCCATTTGTCGGTTGAAGAGTTATAACGATAACCTAAGTAGTGCCAGACTAATTGATTGACTGTGGCATCATCAATTTGATCATTAAAAATTGCCCAGATTGTTTCTGTATTCAGTGGTGGCAAGTTAGACATAAGTGATTAAAACTTAGAATTCACGTGTGCAAAAATTAAATTGTGGCAAGCAGTTGGGCTGACTTTAATAGACTCCTACAGATAAAAATGATTTGATCTCTTTATACATTTATACACTTACTGAAAAAGTTATCCGCCAAAAATACAAGTGCTTGAATGAGAAATTCGGTTGTGTGTCTACAAAGCAGGTAGACTGGAAATTGTAAAGCATTGACTGGTCTATGCCCAATCCTACATCACTGCCCAAAATAGTCCGCGCCCATGTATTTATTTCCGGTCGAGTACAAGGGGTAGGCTATCGCTATGCGACTGTTGAGACAGCTAGCCAGTTGGGATTAACTGGTTGGGTGCGGAATCTCCCTGATAACCGTGTGGAGGCAGTTTTTGAAGGTGCGCGGGTGGTCGTTGAAGACATGGTTCGCTGGTGTCATACTGGCCCACCTGCTGCGGTGGTGAAAGATGTTGTCGTTGAGTATGAAAAACTTGAAGGTTTGCGGGGGTTTGAAGTTAGGCGCTTTGAGTAGACCTGTTTTAGTGTGCGTCGCCTATGCACAGGTGAAAACCTATTTTACACTCTTAAAATCTCAGTGGGCGATATACGTTTAGCACCATTTGGGAAGGTTGCAATCAGTAAGTAGATACGAATATTTATCACTATCTAAAGACAAATGAAGTCTAGGGTGTGTTGTCGCGCAGCCCAACGCACTGTCAACACTTGGGTTGCGCTCAGTGTTTTAATAATTTAAGGTGCGGCTTAACACAACGGCAATACAGAGGAAGAAAAATCCACACCGCTTTTTGCTTCCTCTACAAATAATTTATACTTCTTCATATACATTTAATTTCTCTTGCAGACTTACTTAGACATCTCTACAAGGCTTTGGGAAAAAGCATATTTGAATTCGGTCGATGTCTCATGTTTCTACTTGAAACACTTGCAGTAGGGTAATTTGTCATCTCCCTACTAGTCAACTACCAACATAACCTAACCTGTAATTTTGCTAGTACAGAGGCTATCTCATGCCGCGTTTGCTGGAGCTAGAGCAAAAGAATTAACCGCTGTTATCTAAATTTTTTGTAAATTATATTGACTTTATGTAACGAACTTGTTAATATTATTTACATAAGTTAGCAAATACCTCAAACACCTACGTAAATCACTATTAATAAAGTTGCCTTGGAATTGAGCTAAAATTTCGCTTCTCAGTATAAATGTATCTAAATCGTCATTCTTAGTTATCCGAATCACAAACCTCAGTTGCCAAGCTGAGGTTTTTTGTTTGGGATGAGCGCCCCAGAGGGGAAGTCAAAAGTATTAAATCCCTTCGTAAAGAATGGGCTAAAAGCCTCGCTATATCAGGGTTATACCTTGCTTTCGTTATGAGTTAGTTGGTTTTTGAAATATTTCGGCAAAAAACTGCTTGAGGGCTTGCCATGAGCGCTTTTCTACAACTGGGTTATAAAGTGATTGCGGTGGATTGTTGGCTTCTGGGTTGGTGAAGCTATGGACTGCGCCACCGTAGGAAATTAATTGCCAATCGACATTTGCCTCTCGCATTTCGGTAGCGAATGCTTGTACTTGTTCTTCTGGGACTAGGGGATCATCTGCACCATGTAAGACTAATACTTTGGCTTTGATGTTTTTGGCATCATTCGGGTTAGGAGTGTCGAGGTTGCCGTGAAAACTTGCTACGCCGGCAATATTTGCCCCACTCCGGGCTAGTTCTAGGACTGTTCCACCGCCGAAGCAGTAACCAATGGCGGCGATGCGTTGAATATCGGTTAAGGGGTTTTGTTGTAAAACTTTTAATCCGGCGTTGGTGCGATCGCGCAATAATTGTCTATCCTGACGATACATCGTCGCTTGTTTGCCTGACTCTTGGGGATTGTTTGGTCTAATACCTTTGCCATAAATATCGGCAGCAAATGCTACATAACCAAGCTTGGCTAATTCTTCAGTGCGTTGTTTCACAAAGGACTGTAATCCATTCCACTCATGAACTACTAAAACGCCGGGACGCTTGCCTTGAATGGAATCGTCAAAGGCGAGATAACCTTCTAAAACAGTATTTCCGTGTTTATACTCAATAGTTCTCGTTTGAATTGCGGCTAGCACTTGTGTAGAACATAAGGACATCAGCACAGGTGAAACTAAAACAGGAATCAGTAATTTCATGGGGTAATTAATGGGGAATTTTTGAACATTTTGCCATTTTGGCACGGCTAAATCACACAGCGATCGCTACATTAGAAGATACAACAAGATATTATTTATAGGCGACTCACACAAAACCATGAGTGCAAATGTCACTATTTCTCAAAATCCCTTACTTAAAGGTTCTGGCTTACCTCCCTTCGGTGAAATTCAACCAGAGCAAATAGTACCAGCCTTCAAGCAGCTATTGGCAGAACTTGACCAGAAGCTAACTATCTTGGAGGCTAATATCCAGCCTACTTGGAGCGGTTTAGTAGAACCATTAGAAAAACTGACAGAAAGCTTGAGCTGGAGTTGGGGCATAGTGAGCCATTTAATGGGTGTGAATAATAGCCCTGAACTGCGCGCAGCTTATGAAACCGTACAACCACAAGTGATACAGTTCAGCAACAAGCTCGGTCAAAGCCAAGCAGTTTATCATGCTCTTAAGGAACTCCGCGCCAGTGAGAATTGGGTAACTTTAGAATCAGCCCAGCAGCGAATTGTTGCAGCTGCTATCAGAGATGCTCAACTTTCCGGTGTAGGCTTAGAAGGAGATGCACGGGAACGTTTCAACGCCATCCAAATGGAGTTAGCAGAACTTTCTACCAAGTTCTCAAACCATGTCCTCGATGCCACCAAAGCCTTTAGCTTAAACCTGACAACCAAAGCCGAAATAGAAGGCTTACCCGATAGCTTAGTTAGTCTATCTGCACAGATGGCCCGTGATGCGGGAGCAGAAAACGCCACCCCAGAAAATGGCCCTTGGCGGATTACCTTAGACTTTCCCAGCTATGGCCCTTTCATGCAGCACAGCACCCGCCGAGATTTGCGTGAAAGACTTTATAAAGCTTACATAACTCGTGCTGCATCAGGTGAATTTGATAATCAGCCCCTGATTGAGCGCATTTTAGAATTGCGGCAAGAACTAGCTCAATTACTCGGCTTTGAGAATTATGCCCAGTTGAGCCTAGCCAGTAAAATGGCTCCTAATGTGGCCGCAGTTGAAGCATTATTAGAAGAACTTCGTCAAGCGAGTTATGATGCTGCTGTCAAAGACTTAGAAGCACTCAAAGCTTTTGCCGCTAGCAAGAAAGCACCAGAAGCCGCAGATTTACAACACTGGGATACCAGCTTTTGGGCAGAACGCCAAAGGGAAGAAAAATTTGCCTTCACCGCCGAAGAATTACGTCCTTACTTTCCCTTACCTCAAGTTTTAGATGGTTTATTTGGACTAGTGCAGCGACTGTTTGGGATTACCGTCACCCCTGCTGATGGTCAAGCCCCAGTCTGGAATGAGGATGTGCGTTATTTCCAAATTGCTGATGAAACGGGTACTCCTCTTGCTTATTTCTACTTAGACCCCTACAGCCGTCCAGCAGAAAAGCGCGGTGGTGCTTGGATGGATGTCTGTATTAATCGCAGCAAAATTACTGAAAATGGTGTAACGGCGATTCGTTTACCTGTAGCGTATTTGGTATGTAACCAAAGTCCCCCAGTCGATGGTAAGCCTAGTTTGATGACTTTCTATGAAGTAGAAACTTTATTTCATGAGTTTGGTCATGGCTTGCATCATATGCTGACCAAAGTAGACTACACCGGGGCAGCAGGCATCAATAATGTCGAATGGGATGCCGTAGAACTACCCAGCCAGTTCATGGAAAACTGGTGCTATGAGCGACCTACTTTGTTTGGCATGGCGAAGCATTACGAAACTGGTGAACCTCTACCGGAGCATTATTACCAAAAACTTTTAGCGGCACGTAACTATATGAGTGGTAGTGTGACTTTGCGCCAAGTTCACTTTAGTAGTGTTGATTTGGAAATACACTATCGTTATCGCCCTGGTAGTGGTGAAACTGCCGCCGATGTGCGTCATCGCCTGGCCAAAACTACTACGGTTTTACCACCATTACCAGAAGATGCTTTTTTATGCGCTTTTGGACACATTTTTGCCGGTGGTTATGCGGCAGGTTATTACAGTTACAAGTGGGC
This genomic interval from Nodularia sp. LEGE 06071 contains the following:
- a CDS encoding acylphosphatase; this encodes MPNPTSLPKIVRAHVFISGRVQGVGYRYATVETASQLGLTGWVRNLPDNRVEAVFEGARVVVEDMVRWCHTGPPAAVVKDVVVEYEKLEGLRGFEVRRFE
- a CDS encoding DUF1823 family protein codes for the protein MSNLPPLNTETIWAIFNDQIDDATVNQLVWHYLGYRYNSSTDKWDNSEVASAWRDEYPEPPDFIDSRPATVKLTRSIPQENKQIAKEKLGFKGYKIGEFGPRQTRRATAANWLLSYLQQINGKIE
- a CDS encoding M3 family metallopeptidase — encoded protein: MSANVTISQNPLLKGSGLPPFGEIQPEQIVPAFKQLLAELDQKLTILEANIQPTWSGLVEPLEKLTESLSWSWGIVSHLMGVNNSPELRAAYETVQPQVIQFSNKLGQSQAVYHALKELRASENWVTLESAQQRIVAAAIRDAQLSGVGLEGDARERFNAIQMELAELSTKFSNHVLDATKAFSLNLTTKAEIEGLPDSLVSLSAQMARDAGAENATPENGPWRITLDFPSYGPFMQHSTRRDLRERLYKAYITRAASGEFDNQPLIERILELRQELAQLLGFENYAQLSLASKMAPNVAAVEALLEELRQASYDAAVKDLEALKAFAASKKAPEAADLQHWDTSFWAERQREEKFAFTAEELRPYFPLPQVLDGLFGLVQRLFGITVTPADGQAPVWNEDVRYFQIADETGTPLAYFYLDPYSRPAEKRGGAWMDVCINRSKITENGVTAIRLPVAYLVCNQSPPVDGKPSLMTFYEVETLFHEFGHGLHHMLTKVDYTGAAGINNVEWDAVELPSQFMENWCYERPTLFGMAKHYETGEPLPEHYYQKLLAARNYMSGSVTLRQVHFSSVDLEIHYRYRPGSGETAADVRHRLAKTTTVLPPLPEDAFLCAFGHIFAGGYAAGYYSYKWAEVLSADAFAAFEEAGLEDEQAIKATGKRYRDTVLALGGSQHPMNVFASFRGREPSTVSLLKHTGLLPKNWV
- a CDS encoding dienelactone hydrolase family protein — its product is MKLLIPVLVSPVLMSLCSTQVLAAIQTRTIEYKHGNTVLEGYLAFDDSIQGKRPGVLVVHEWNGLQSFVKQRTEELAKLGYVAFAADIYGKGIRPNNPQESGKQATMYRQDRQLLRDRTNAGLKVLQQNPLTDIQRIAAIGYCFGGGTVLELARSGANIAGVASFHGNLDTPNPNDAKNIKAKVLVLHGADDPLVPEEQVQAFATEMREANVDWQLISYGGAVHSFTNPEANNPPQSLYNPVVEKRSWQALKQFFAEIFQKPTNS